GATTGGGAGCTCTGTCCAGGGAAACCCTTGGTCGACAGCAGCGACCACGACATCAGCGGTGTTGTGGGCGCCGTATTCCCCCTTGGAGGCAATGTTGACACATCTCCCCCACTCCCTTCTTCCACGTCGCTTGGGTGAGAACTCCAAATCCTTGGAATTGGGCGACATCAGCGCAACAACATCGTTTCCACCTTGGTGGCGTCGTCTAGGGTGGTGGGTTGGAGCGTGTGGTGTAGAGAGCTCCAGTGGTTTCTGGAGGTGGCTCGGTATGTCCGTATCTTCGGTGgcgatggtgttggggaacgtagtaatttcaaaaaaattcctacccacacgcaagatcatggtgatgcatatcaacgagaggggagagtgttgtccacgtaccctcgtagaccgaaagcggaagcgttagcacaacgcggttgatgtagtcgtacgtcttcacgatccgaccgatcacgtaccgaacgcacggcacctccgagttcagcacacgtttagcccgatgacggccctcgaactccgatccagccgagtgttgagggagagtttcttcagcacgacggcgtggtgacgatgatgatgttctaccgacgcagggcttcgcctaagcaccgctacagttttatcgaggtggactatggtggaggggggcaccgcacacggctaaaagatcaagcgatcaattgttgtgtccttggggtgccccctgcccccgtatataaaggagcaaggggggaggtgcggccggctagggacgaggcacgccaggaggagtcctactcccaccgggagtaggacaccctcccttccttgttggaataggagaagggggaaagaggtggaggagaggaaggaaaggggggcgccgcccccctctccttgtcctattcggactaggggggaggggcgcgcggccctccccttggccgcctctcctcatatccactaaggcccactatggcgcattaacccccggggggttccggtaacccctccggtactccggtaaaatcccgatttcacccggaacacttccgatatccaaatataggcttccaatatatcaatgttcatgtctcgaccatttcgagactcctcgtcatgtccgtgatcacatccgggactccgaacaaccttcggtacatcaaaacatataaactcataatataactgtcatcgtaacaataagcgtgcggaccctacgggttcgagaactatgtagacatgaccgagacacgtctccggtcaataaccaatagcggaacctggatgctcatattggctcccacatattctacgaagatctttatcggtcagaccgcataacaacatacgttgttccctttgtcatcggtatgttacttgcccgagattcgatcgtcggtatctcaatacctggttcaatctcattaccggcaagtctctttactcgttccgtaatacatcatcccacaactaactcattagttgcaatgcttgcaaggcttaagtgatgtgcattaccgagagggcccagagatacctctccgacaatcggagtgacaaatcctaatctcgaaatacgccaacccaacaagtacctttggagacacctgtagagcacctttataatcacccagttacgttgtgacgtttggtagcacacaaagtgttcctccggtaaacgggagttgcataatctcatagtcataggaacatgtataagtcatgaagaaagcaatagcaacatactaaacgatcgagtgctaagctaacggaatggttcaagtcaatcacatcattctcctaatgatgtgatcccgttaatcaaatgacaactcatgtctatggccaggaaacataaccatctttgatcaacgagctagtcaagtagaggcatactagtgacactctgtttgtctatgtattcacacgtgtatcatgtttccggttaatacaattctagaatgaataataaacatttatcatgatataaggaaataaataataactttattattgcctctagggcatatttccttcagatgggaccagtggcagcaGGTGGTGTTCATGAAGGAAGAGTGGCGTGGCATCTGGCACGTCGATAGCGATGTCTCCCGagggcatggagcagcggggtctcggCGGTGGATGGTGCCGATGGCCAAGCGCATGATGgtggcgctgtctggcgtcgtggtggcgtcgacggcaggcctgGTAAGTTTGACGCGTCAATACCTGCTCcgaagatggatcggtggaagacggTGGCTGCGACCTCTGAGAGTGTGTCAGTCCGGTGTGTACCCCAGACTCGGTTTGAGGTTTGGTATTCGGCTTGGAcaatcggcaccccttcatcaagtggtTAGGAGTAGCGGCAGATATTGTAAAGATGATGGCTTCGGACGTACTTACTGatatattactttgtaaggtctttgtgaataactaataaaatggctgcatgcatcgtccagatgcagaggccggggttatcCTCCTTTTTCAAAATAAAATAAGATTAGATAATGCAGCCTGCTAAAATCTTTAACATCTTTCATGAGTAAACAGTCCATGAATCTAAGAATGATGCAATCTTGTTAAAGGATACATATACTATATCACTAAGTTCCTAGGATTGGAGGCCTCACAATCAATTAAGGTCTCCCATTGGGATTTGGTCACccaattttgaccgggtcaacaatttctcaaaactctctcattttattttttataCAATACACTAAGCTTTTTAATTTTTAAATCTTCACAACTAATCGAGGCTACAATTTCTCAAGGGGCTCTcccatttaattattttaattttcTTTGTTCCCTAATTTTAAAGCCTTTTCATTCGATTGAGGTATTCATTTTTGGATTTGATTTACGATTTTGATTGGGTcaacgatttttcaaatcaatcagcagCAACCGGCCTATAAAAATATGTCAACCCCTCGCAGACTCCCATCACCTAGAAAATAGCGCCACCATGTGATACTATAACACGAATACAGTGCATGCAACCATTGATAAAAAATATCCCCACAGAAATATGGGTTGATTAGCGGATAGTACAGAATCACACCATGATAGACCCACCAAATAACCGCATTATAAATAAACATAAAACACACTCCATCGTCTCCCCCACCGGCCAATCTAAATATTCCATCAATTTCAAAATATAAGGGTTATTAGTTTTTTGGAAAGACAAATTTCTTTAACTTTTACCAAGTTCAAAGCCAAAAATATCGTCATCCACAGtattaaacaaaaataaaaataaaatttcatTTCATGATGAAGCTAGTAACACCAatttgatattatgaattttgatatatttctctataaatttgatcaaatttaAAGAGGTTGGACTTTTCAAAAAAGTAATAGACCATATATTTTGAAATAGAGTGAGTAAAGAAATTTAAGAATCCCAACAAATTCAACGGCGCGGCAAAGCGCGCCGAACCCTTCTAGTTTGGATTATTCTTAAAACACAGCATATAATCGTGATGCATCGACAACATGCATAGAAATGCTGGGGATGCTCCAACAGCCGAAGAGCTCGTCTAGGCCCTGAGGAATCATGATCTTTTTCTCTACTTTGGACATGGAAGTGGTAATGCACTATGGATATAAATATTGATAGTTTTGTCATTTTATTCACTTTGCGTACTGTGCTTTTGTCGGAGTCATTTGAACTTGGACAGCTTCAGCCTTTGAAGCTATCTAAGTGTAGTGCACTACTACCATGGTATCCACCTTACAGAATACAAATAGCAATTGCTAAAAAACACTGTCTGGCACCCGATTGTCTATTACAATCTGCTATTGGCATAGCTAACATGTAAATTTATGTTGTACAAAATGCTCACCCAGCTTTTTTGAAAGCTTCAACGAGAACATTAACTAGATGGCACCCTAACTTTAGGCTATAAAACTTATCACTTGTAGTAGTAGCGGCATATGTATCAGTAGAAACTACTGCTTGTGATGCTAGTGCCAACAAATTAATGTATCAAGTTGATGCTATTACTGTCTAGGAAGGAATATGAACTCCAAAACCACTAAGAAGTGTCCAGTATTCAGATACTTATAAAAACTGGTAGCTGAGGTACCATTTGTACTAACACGGAAGTCAGTATGTCTCTGGAAAGGAAATTGATTAGTTAGATAAGTGTGCAGCTGCTCTTCTTATGGGTTGCAGCAGTGGGACACTTGATTGCAAAGGAGGTTATGCTCTTCAAGGGGCACCTTTCTCTTATTTATCTGCTGGTTCTCCTTGCGTCATTGCAAATCTCTGGGACGTCTCAGATAAAGATATCGATCGATAGTAAAGCATTGCTCAATTCATGGTTGCAAGATAATTTTAAGAATCGCCCTAAATGTTTTGAGTCCATGACCATTGCTGCTGCAAAGGATAATGGTAGGAGGCAAAGACGAAAAGGCACACGTCGAGATCAGAAGCAGCAACAGACAGCAGAGATAGATGGCAGTAGTAATTGCTGCAATTGCGGTCACAAGCGGATAGCTTGGCATATAAGTGAAGCTAGGCGTGCTTGCAGGCTTGCGCTTATGATCCGCGCATCTCTTGTTTGTTATGGCGTGCCTAGTATCATCAGGAAGAAGTCTGCGCTTTAATGGGAGATCATTGGTGATTTGCTGCTGCAGTTCTGGGCCTTGAGCTATCGATTCCAGTGGCACGACACCGACGGGAAGTGCCATAATAGGCATggcattgcacaggctcaatcaaaTGTGACATGTTGATGCTGATGGCGTTTGCAGTTAGCATCATGATTCTGACAAATACTGCTGCTGCGCGCTGAGACTCGTGACATCAAGATTTGGACAGATCTTTCGCAAATATATATGTAGATATAAAATTGGAGAAACAATAAGGCTATTTCAAGATAGCCAAAAATATCTCAAATCACACACATAAATTAGCTAATTAGGATGATGTCACCAATCAAAACATCCACTTGACAAATAACAATTCAGTTTCAGAAGTAATTGATAGGTTTCTTCTTGCATAATACGAAGTCTAGAAAAAAGACGAATACTAATAAAGGAGTAGGTCAACGAAATAGTGCCTAGCTAGATGCTACTCAAAAGCCCACTGGTTCTCCCTGCGGATCTCGGCCTCCTCCTCGGGTGTGAAGTCATTCTTGATGTTGAAAGTCTTGCGGATCTCCTCGGGAGTCTTTCCCTTGATCATGTCGGCAACAGTCTGGCAAGTAAGGTCGAGCAATCCCTTGATGTTGAGGTAGTTTGCGGCCAGGATGAGGTCGAAGAGGGTGGCCTGGTCGACCTTAACGAAGTCGGCGTCAAAGCTCTTGAGGTcctcggcgggggcggcggctgcaGTAGAGGTGGAGGAGCTGGCGTCGGCCTGGACGTGCTTCTTGCAGTACTCGATGACCTTGGAGAGGATCTTGGAGTCGACGTTGGGGAGCGGGATGCCGTTGTCGGCGCAGTCGTCCTCGATCATGTGGCGGATGGTCTGCGACTCCATGGCGACCGCCTCCTCGACCTGAAACTCCTCACCGTCCGAGCTCTTGAGCGTTATCATCTTCTTCTCGCCTTCCTCGGCCGCCATCGACCGATCGGAGTATTGTGAGGCGAAACGAAACCCTAGTTATTAGTAGCCaaaagacgcggcagcggaagacaCAGGAGCTAGCTTCTTTGCGTACGTGTTGGGCAGGCTAGGGTGGGAACCCGGGGGATTTATTGGTGCCGGTGAGGCGCTGCCTTGGGTGGACTCGGGGTCGTACTCGTTTCCATATTCATCTTCGCTAGGAGCTGGGCCCGGCCTCCTCTTGTAGTAGTTTCCGTTTCCATCACGGAGCTGCCTGCGTGGTCACGGCCTAGTGCCATCACGAAGCTCCTATCCGTCGCCTATGGAACCAGTTAATCGTCACACGCACGCCCCcaaatcaaaaatcaaaacaaaattatCCAAGTCTCCGCTTTTTATCCTTTTTTTTCCTTCCTGAGATCAAGTCTCCGCTATCGTTCCTTGCATACATGCATGCACTTCCATCATTATCGCGTGCGTACGTGGGTCCCCTCCCCTCCAAATGAGTGAAGTCTGATTTAAACCCCAAAATTGTAGAGCTTAACGGAAACAAACCCTCACGTTTAGATCCCTGAAATCGGTACCCTGTACTCTTTGTTCCCGGTGTAAATAAACCTTCAACCGTTTTAGGGATGTATTTGATGACGTGGCATCGAGAGGCTGGGATTGTCGACTTTGACCAGTACACGGAAAATTAATGTTGTGCCACAGTATTCGATCTGTAGATATTTTACTGACTAAAAAGTAGTATGACAGGCAATAGCAAGGGCCAGGGTGATGTCCGTACTTGTCCCAGGCTCCCAGCCCATGCTGTCGCCGTGCTCACGTGTGAGCCGGCGGCTATCGGCGTCGCTGGTAAGAGCTCCACTGCCTCATGTTTGTGTTTTGTCGATGTTTGTCTCGCGTGGACCGCATGTTCTTTTTATATGTGCTCTAGCTATGAATTTTCATCTGGGAAGCGGTTTTTTGTGGTTTTcagttgtttttttgtgttttcatttttttgcttgggctgtttctttctTTTTGATTTTTGTCATGGAATGTAGCATTCAATTTTGTTGTTGTTTGATGCCACTTTGCAAGTTGACCCTCGACTTGCAATTGGTTTTTTTTTGTTTGATGCCACTTGCAAGTAGACCCTCGACGTGCCACTGGAGTCTTTTGTTTGATGCCACTTGCAAGTCAACCCCCGACTTGCAACCGTGTCTTTTTTGTTTGATGCCATTTGCAAATCGACCCTCAAAGTGCAATTGGGGTCTTTTGTTTGATGGCACTTACAAGTCGACCCACGACTTTTGCAACTAGGTCTTCTTGTNNNNNNNNNNNNNNNNNNNNNNNNNNNNNNNNNNNNNNNNNNNNNNNNNNNNNNNNNNNNNNNNNNNNNNNNNNNNNNNNNNNNNNNNNNNNNNNNNNNNNNNNNNNNNNNNNNNNNNNNNNNNNNNNNNNNNNNNNNNNNNNNNNNNNNNNNNNNNNNNNNNNNNNNNNNNNNNNNNNNNNNNNNNNNNNNNNNNNNNNNNNNNNNNNNNNNNNNNNNNNNNNNNNNNNNNNNNNNNNNNNNNNNNNNNNNNNNNNNNNNNNNNNNNNNNNNNNNNNNNNNNNNNNNNNNNNNNNNNNNNNNNNNNNNNNNNNNNNNNNNNNNNNNNNNNNNNNNNNNNNNNNNNNNNNNNNNNNNNNNNNNNNNNNNNNNNNNNNNNNNNNNNNNNNNNNNNNNNNNNNNNNNNNNNNNNNNNNNNNNNNTGACCCTTGACATGCAACTAGGGTCTTTTGTTTGATGCCACTTACAAGTCGACCCTCGACTTGCAACCGAGTCTTTTCGTTGGATGCCACTTGCAAGTCGCCCCTCGACGTGCAACTAGGTCATTTTGTTTGATGCCACTTGCAAGTtgaccctcgacttgcaactgggacttCTATTTTCGTGCCACTTGCAAGTCGACCCTCCACTTGCAACTGGGGTCTTCTGTTTCATGCCACTTAGAAGTCGCCCCTCGACTTGCAACTGAGTCTTTTTGTTTTTGATGCCACTT
This region of Triticum aestivum cultivar Chinese Spring chromosome 2D, IWGSC CS RefSeq v2.1, whole genome shotgun sequence genomic DNA includes:
- the LOC123055203 gene encoding SKP1-like protein 1, with the protein product MAAEEGEKKMITLKSSDGEEFQVEEAVAMESQTIRHMIEDDCADNGIPLPNVDSKILSKVIEYCKKHVQADASSSTSTAAAAPAEDLKSFDADFVKVDQATLFDLILAANYLNIKGLLDLTCQTVADMIKGKTPEEIRKTFNIKNDFTPEEEAEIRRENQWAFE